In Plasmodium malariae genome assembly, chromosome: 11, the following proteins share a genomic window:
- the PmUG01_11059200 gene encoding conserved Plasmodium protein, unknown function, with protein sequence MDKEEFYVKYKEYYGDDICNIPSLLEGQGIELYDLYLSVQNHGGYSCVSRNAKWLKIAKEFSLINKEKNIKLIEIKNIKEYYLNYLREFERIHENIKKGKVVTKKHRTCATTNSLGVKDKKKVTTSRSSMKKGKQEEKNNFNVIHVTSFSNNSKVLTKGVDGLINDTSLVDSVGGTYNANCCAAQNSNKFSSNTSTTTAAAATTSNNRIRYVKENKRSSKSDYVNGSLLTRESSGNHRIKSVRNDRTNNESNSMNKGKSSNKRGNNAKKSSKRVSNNCNVSKSNYVISRTNNGHTGNGHTSAINNSINIINDVANHSGSLYDSNSNYASYTPYPSYPSYVNTFANNSYVSNNYAYSTKCTNWTNCTNWKNCTNYVYPDSASSNIITGSTPLNNPFFNYSSINLYGSNFSTSNMGGIVYSSTNYLGGNYHMNNFMGGNYYNSSLLNNSNNRGIYDNSGSSIGGNNNNCYIGSNSSSSPNLYNSYVNANYFYGNDVHGAQTSSNRWGRLLSNSNSSTCNISSGISSGISSGISSGISSGINSGINNGINSGINSGINSGINSSINSSINTGFNSSINTGFNTVYGLKAPRRSNAPMNGENKIEAKKCVDIYRLLLGLYNRKEKIADFIFCLNLLYNISRMTDVVSVKQINIIICILLNMLDDIIKLFYDTFNTKKRSINIMMDCFSNCLINNERSKRSDRSKTNEINKTTEINKTTEINKTTEINKTNENNKTNNTYKHHYYYEYNEGDTGIIHPKCEKGNKDVIHVGLMNTEEGGIYPLQKNQEDYSAYNLGCQDKNATDIDCKSNVSGYKKDNIMRIFLNKGVKVNLKDIMRLYLSYSTYCRRKKKKINRMKYLSTQNEGEGIKRKEGRDVKKRIDECKRNVVNSSNSDYSNSGKRAHSMNSVSSVNSINSVNSVNSINSINSINSADIENLAEGRRKGKGKKYWFNFCGTKKEINEFLTEKSCIDFIFLILYIINNLFLNDKYSLYFSNIKIYYKRKNEKKGQSCKNLDISNPKSSSKIFFKKNKDGPINDVINFSCNNLEGKGKRYYGDGDRDENMNVNRDDNDWNGGVDKSSSRGAEEEDEVLMDDLSINSAENSFSSSSSSSIDSMYSYKSVKSDELQIKRDVTRLNAKLLNDKKKKKEQEKGALKGEDEEGNEAGEEGNEAGEEGNKAGEEGNEAGEEGNKAGEEGKEDKEGKEDEEGNKAGEEGKEDKEGKEDEEGKQNGELNKTNCNEKMKNKYISPNSSFINTNANEEENCFSKSDSIISNRSNNTNLSFHNNELNSTTDSNILPRVSCLMHKNLHLCKLSDCSCRLKNSNNNMNTVISDEVVNGMDAMCSRMSSGPYNSTKKTVNNDINNSFNNNGYSNYFHNLYNFPNSPNCPTAFSSNCFVNNLGGTPISCTNLKNNLNSHNIDVIYNNNNNNNNNNNNNNNKENICDPYNTNIIFSDYNMCTDEKEIADGMSRDLTTENEKIKKYKKIIKIIADDGTYMDKEHANNSSNEDKIEENDEGKSQFVKVKCEGASQEIGSDNKNSSSSGNNHHDGGRSGSSNNVSSGNGSCNNVSSGNGSCNNVSGGNGSCNNVSGGNGSCNNVSGGNGSCNNVSSGNGSCNNVSSGNGSCNNVSGGNGSCNNVSGGNGSCNNVSGGNGSCNNVSSGNGSCNNVSGGNGSCNNVSSGNGSCNNDDMPEREEGKREREIVNDTHSYYDKKIEEKSNGGEESNQKCINSNSEYEKIKEVKFENDGKNDTTSGSSSGSRNSSRSKHGSRLCNDDATVKEYTSGNCEYKNNFTCTRNDYENCMNDTKYFSRDSSPLYDRSSTSKIISSDLNNSYRIDQNNMDSNVNYDYTYLNNDKVLYNNWGDKDMNSSIIPFNMNKDDLTNYYYYNYYYYYNQYYNNYNYMEKMNGYGNNSFLMNNMLDIGNNSISYYNNNSYTNKNLNKGYCADSSLGMCSINGSYNKDDDHSSMLKNYENYLYNVPLDECVHNMSNVGDNSNNASNSRGRNSDNSRHSISGNNNGNNDYNNYDCNNTPISNSNHMDGKANVKKEVRSNCRQSIYDRNCKNNEHDESSSISNVDKKFYNKINRNDNYYNSVENFSKNLNSSNGHNNKEEVRRIYRNIKNKMYEDMKKIFDQKKIKANKYKLMHYLDLSKFISLFETIFLKNLENIIYHEKVVENIYMNMFICIDILNHEFGKNISLKYVFFPIHFLEYNKNRFKTVVHFDNNNKLLVKTKLLSVKEKIRKKKKLKKYEQYGKKEKPSQVRKFNSFDMYENGKKKSPGRLNSDNRNGVSCIPLINSSYMEKNAHEELEKIKKEGGELEKYMNELGDNVQRGSEKYNLQGEKGSELCESVNNNQRNSTFDANENNSGNNNRGDQKKESNKRIYKNSGNDGSTKCPERSEKKNSNERNVRTKNEVNGTKYRKKMKILFLKIFRTSNKKYNIYKKIDYEYLKENYNYYETFYCKEKEKQKKFIILDLHEITKKILLKVYKRVSSYLNIAILSLNILTRILYLIPKKMILVSFIPWVLNEITKVKCVYTYLNVPLCILNYNGFLFLETLMKFITQMIQNNVIPMQSYMLSFLRLCSFPLYIYLYYDIPLSHTLIITSLSAVYELVTYDANYLATGIAKTTARELYSSLHYNKSKRGHLSNNEKKNNTMINIFKKQKCNNLTSSENSITESGGISKLCNNNMLIDNENANIKDNEYEKNNFENKCDKEESERKTTEVLTEERKKLLDNIFIKTLLLFLKKSMYFKSIFNCANINEKEELMVDSKRVQLILKNWNMNNEEVKNEKEELHFSNIENKVFYLHDNLLLYAVDNLTISNNAKDIKMCENIRNQYINQYTTTDTFPYNFMMPENSEIQKLSIYAHSIVPILLFLSSHHLLWQCLAPHIPMLTHMVFIQTDIRSSLSVVLKEYYFRNYMKEKKGGKKCHKYVDAKLVKVEKVK encoded by the exons ATGGATAAAGAGGAATTTTATGTTAAGTATAAAGAGTACTATGGGGATGATATATGCAACATACCAAGTTTGTTAGAGGGTCAGGGAATAGAACTGTATGATCTGTATTTGAGTGTACAAAATCATGGAGGGTATTCGTGTGTAAGTAGAAATGCTAAGTGGTTAAAGATAGCAAAAGAATTTTCacttataaataaagaaaaaaatataaaattaattgaaataaaaaatattaaagaatattatttaaattatttaagagAGTTTGAACGAATACAtgagaatattaaaaaaggaaaagttgTAACAAAGAAACATAGGACATGTGCAACGACAAATAGCTTGGGggtaaaagataaaaaaaaggtaactACAAGTAGAAGTAGTATGAAAAAAGGGAAGCAAGAGGAGAAGAAcaattttaatgttatacATGTTACTTCTTTTTCGAATAATAGCAAAGTTTTAACAAAGGGAGTAGATGGATTAATAAATGATACATCCCTCGTAGACTCTGTCGGAGGTACATATAACGCCAATTGTTGTGCTGCTCAAAATTCCAACAAGTTTAGTAGTAACACttctactactactgctgctGCTGCTACTACAAGCAATAACAGAATTAGATATGTGAAGGAAAATAAGCGGAGTAGCAAAAGTGATTACGTAAATGGCAGTTTATTAACCAGAGAAAGTAGCGGCAATCATCGCATTAAAAGCGTTAGGAATGATCGTACCAACAATGAAAGTAATTCAATGAACAAAGGTAAGTCTAGCAATAAGAGGGGGAACAATGCTAAGAAAAGCAGTAAGAGAGTGAGCAACAATTGCAATGTTAGCAAAAGTAATTATGTTATTAGTCGTACCAACAATGGGCATACAGGAAATGGACATACGAGCGCTATCAATAATTCTATTAACATTATAAATGACGTGGCCAACCACTCTGGCTCTTTGTATGATAGTAATAGCAATTACGCTAGTTATACTCCTTACCCATCTTACCCGTCTTACGTTAACACGTTTGCAAATAACAGTTACGTAAGCAATAACTACGCGTATAGTACAAAGTGCACGAATTGGACGAACTGCACTAATTGGAAGAATTGCACGAATTACGTATATCCAGACAGCGCTTCTAGCAACATCATCACAGGTAGTACTCCTCTAAACAAccccttttttaattattctagTATCAATTTGTATGGTAGTAATTTCTCTACTTCTAATATGGGGGGTATTGTTTACTCGAGTACTAATTACTTGGGTGGTAACTATCATATGAATAACTTTATGGGTGGAAATTACTATAATAGCTCCCtattaaataatagtaataacagaGGAATTTATGATAACAGTGGTAGTAGCATTggtggtaataataataattgctACATTggtagtaatagtagtagttcTCCTAACTTGTACAACAGTTACGTTAATGCAAACTACTTTTATGGTAATGATGTGCATGGGGCGCAGACTAGTAGCAACAGATGGGGCCGTCTCTTGAGTAATAGTAACAGTTCTACTTGTAACATTAGTAGCGGCATTAGTAGCGGCATTAGTAGTGGTATTAGTAGTGGTATTAGTAGTGGTATTAATAGTGGTATTAATAATGGTATTAATAGTGGTATTAATAGTGGTATTAATAGTGGTATTAATAGTAGTATTAATAGTAGCATTAATACTGGTTTTAATAGTAGCATTAATACTGGTTTTAATACTGTATACGGCCTGAAGGCACCGAGAAGGAGTAATGCACCCATGAATGGTGAGAACAAAATCGAAGCTAAGAAATGCGTAGACATCTATAGGTTATTATTAGGTTTGTATaacagaaaagaaaaaatagctGATTTTATCTTCTGCCTCAATTTactttataatatatcaaGAATGACAGATGTAGTATCtgtaaaacaaattaatattattatatgtatccTTTTAAATATGCTAgatgatattataaaattattttatgatacCTTTAATACAAAGAAGAGGtccataaatattatgatgGACTGCTTCTCAAActgtttaataaataatgaaagaaGCAAAAGAAGTGATAGAAGCAAAActaatgaaattaataaaactactgaaattaataaaactactgaaattaataaaactactgaaattaataaaactaatgaaaataataagacTAATAACACTTATAagcatcattattattatgaatacaATGAGGGGGATACAGGAATTATTCACCCGAAATGTGAGAAAGGAAATAAGGATGTTATACATGTTGGGCTTATGAACACTGAGGAAGGGGGCATATACCCACTTCAAAAAAATCAA GAAGATTACAGTGCTTACAACTTAGGATGTCAAGACAAGAATGCAACGGACATTGATTGTAAAAGTAACGTAAGCGGATATAAGAAAGATAATATAatgagaatatttttaaataaaggagtaaaagtaaatttaaaGGATATCATGCGCTTGTACTTATCATATAGTACATATTgtaggagaaaaaaaaaaaaaattaacagaatgaaatatttaagtacACAAAATGAAGGGGAGGGTATAAAGAGGAAAGAAGGACGAgatgttaaaaaaagaattgatGAGTGTAAAAGGAATGTAGTTAATTCTTCAAATTCGGATTATTCGAACAGTGGAAAGAGAGCACACAGTATGAACAGTGTTAGCAGTGTAAACAGCATAAATAGCGTAAACAGTGTAAACAGCATAAACAGCATAAACAGCATAAACAGCGCTGATATAGAGAACCTGGCGGAGGGGAGAAGGAAgggaaaagggaaaaaatattggtttaatttttgtggaacaaaaaaagaaataaatgaatttttaacAGAAAAAAGTTGTATtgatttcatttttctcattttatatatcattaataatttatttttaaatgataaatatagtttatatttttctaatattaaaatatattacaagaGAAAGAACGAGAAAAAAGGGCAAAGTTGCAAAAACTTGGATATATCGAACCCAAAGAGCAGTAGTAagatcttttttaaaaaaaataaagatggTCCCATAAACgatgtaattaatttttcgtGTAATAATTTGGAGGGAAAGGGAAAAAGGTACTACGGGGATGGGGATAGAGATGAAAATATGAATGTCAATAGAGATGACAATGACTGGAATGGAGGTGTTGATAAAAGCTCTTCTAGAGGAGCAGAAGAAGAAGACGAAGTGTTAATGGATGACCTTTCCATTAATAGTGCGGAAAATTCCTTCTCATCTTCGTCGTCATCATCAATTGACAGCATGTACAGTTACAAAAGTGTAAAATCAGACGAACTGCAGATAAAGAGAGATGTAACCAGATTAAATGCAAAACTGttgaatgataaaaaaaaaaaaaaagagcaagAAAAAGGGGCATTAAAAGGAGAAGATGAAGAAGGAAACGAAGCAGGTGAAGAAGGAAACGAAGCAGGTGAAGAAGGAAACAAAGCAGGTGAAGAAGGAAACGAAGCAGGTGAAGAAGGAAACAAAGCAGGTGAAGAAGGAAAAGAAGATAAAGAAGGAAAGGAAGATGAAGAAGGAAACAAAGCAGGTGAAGAAGGAAAAGAAGATAAAGAAGGAAAGGAAGATGAAGAAGGGAAACAAAATGGAGAGTTAAACAAGACCAATTgcaatgaaaaaatgaaaaataagtatatttcCCCCAATTCGAGCTTCATTAATACTAATGCTAATGAAGAAGAGAACTGTTTTTCTAAAAGTGACAGCATTATATCAAATAGAagtaataatacaaatttgagttttcataataatgaatTGAATTCCACCACTGATAGTAATATTCTTCCTCGTGTTAGTTGTCTCATGCATAAAAATTTGCATTTGTGCAAGTTAAGTGATTGTTCATGTCGATTAAAAAATAGCAATAACAACATGAACACTGTCATAAGCGATGAAGTAGTAAATGGAATGGATGCCATGTGTAGCCGTATGAGTAGCGGACCATATAACAGCACAAAGAAAACTGTTAATAACGACATTAATAACTcctttaataataatggttATTCGAATTATTTCcataatttgtataattttcctAATTCCCCTAATTGTCCTACTGCTTTTAGCAGCAACTgctttgttaataatttggGGGGGACACCCATTAGCTGCACaaatttaaagaataatCTGAACAGTCATAATATAgatgttatttataataataataataataataataataataataataataataataataaggaaaatatttgTGATCCTTACAACACTAACATCATTTTTAGTGACTACAATATGTGCACAGATGAAAAGGAAATTGCTGATGGGATGTCAAGGGACCTAACCacagaaaatgaaaaaataaaaaaatataaaaaaataataaaaataatagcagATGATGGAACATATATGGATAAAGAGCATGCAAATAATAGCAGCAACGAGgataaaatagaagaaaacgATGAGGGTAAGTCTCAATTTGTGAAGGTGAAATGTGAGGGAGCAAGTCAGGAGATAGGTAGTGACAACAAAAATAGCTCAAGTAGTGGCAATAATCATCATGATGGCGGTAGAAGTGGAAGTAGTAATAATGTTAGCAGTGGAAATGGAAGTTGTAATAATGTTAGCAGTGGAAATGGAAGTTGTAATAATGTTAGCGGTGGAAATGGAAGTTGTAATAATGTTAGCGGTGGAAATGGAAGTTGTAATAATGTTAGCGGTGGAAATGGAAGTTGTAATAATGTTAGCAGTGGAAATGGAAGTTGTAATAATGTTAGCAGTGGAAATGGAAGTTGTAATAATGTTAGCGGTGGAAATGGAAGTTGTAATAATGTTAGCGGTGGAAATGGAAGTTGTAATAATGTTAGCGGTGGAAATGGAAGTTGTAATAATGTTAGCAGTGGAAATGGAAGTTGTAATAATGTTAGCGGTGGAAATGGAAGTTGTAATAATGTTAGCAGTGGAAATGGAAGTTGTAATAATGACGACATGCCCGAACGAGAAGAGGGAAAGAGGGAAAGAGAAATTGTGAATGATACGCACAgttattatgataaaaaaattgaagaaaaaagtaaTGGTGGAGAAGAATCGAACCAAAAGTGTATCAACTCAAATAGTGAATATGAGAAAATTAAAGAAGttaaatttgaaaatgaCGGAAAGAATGATACAACAAGTGGCAGTAGCAGTGGTAGTAGAAATAGTAGTAGAAGTAAACATGGAAGTAGGTTGTGTAATGATGACGCTACTGTAAAAGAATATACCAGTGGTAACTGTGAGTACAAAAACAATTTTACATGTACAAGAAATGATTATGAAAATTGTATGAATGATACCAAGTATTTCAGCAGGGATTCTTCTCCCTTATATGATAGAAGTAGTacaagtaaaataatttcttctGATTTAAATAATAGTTACAGAATAGATCAAAATAATATGGACAGTAATGTAAATTATGactatacatatttaaataatgataagGTTTTGTATAACAACTGGGGTGATAAGGATATGAATTCATCCATCATTCCGTTTAACATGAATAAGGATGATTTAACgaactattactattataattattattactattataatcagtattataacaattataattatatggaaaaaatgaatggatATGGAAATAATTCCTTTTTGATGAACAACATGCTTGATATAGGAAATAATAGCATCTCATActataataacaatagttATACTAACAAGAATTTAAATAAAGGCTACTGTGCTGATAGCTCCTTAGGTATGTGCTCCATAAATGGCAGTTATAATAAAGATGATGATCACTCCTCTATGTTAaagaattatgaaaattatttatataatgtacCCCTTGATGAATGTGTACATAACATGTCAAATGTTGGtgataacagtaataacGCTAGTAATAGTAGAGGAAGGAATAGCGATAATAGTAGACACAGTATTAGCGGCaataataatggaaataatgattataataaCTATGACTGTAATAATACACCCATTAGTAACAGCAACCATATGGATGGAAAGGCGAATGTTAAAAAGGAAGTAAGGAGTAATTGTAGACAAAGTATATACGATAggaattgtaaaaataatgagcATGATGAGAGCTCTAGTATAAGCAATGTTGataagaaattttataaCAAGATAAACAGGaatgataattattataacagcGTGGAAAATTTTtcgaaaaatttaaattcatCAAATGGACATAATAACAAGGAAGAGGTTAGGAGAATATACAGaaacataaaaaacaaaatgtatgaagatatgaaaaaaatatttgatcagaaaaaaataaaggcaaataaatacaaattaatgCATTATTTGGATTTAAGCAAATTTATTAGTCTGTTTGAAAcgatttttcttaaaaatttggaaaatattatatatcatgAAAAGGTTGTTGAGAATATTTACATGAACATGTTTATTTGTATTGATATATTAAACCATgaatttggaaaaaatatatcattaaaatatgtCTTCTTTCCAATACATTTTTtggaatataataaaaatagatttAAAACTGTTGTTCATTTTGATAATAACAACAAATTACTAGTAAAGACAAAACTTCTGAGTgttaaagagaaaataagaaaaaaaaaaaaacttaaaaaatatgagcagtatggaaaaaaagaaaaacctTCACAAGTCAGGAAATTTAACAGTTTTGATATGTAtgaaaatgggaaaaaaaaatcgcCAGGAAGATTAAATAGCGATAACAGAAATGGTGTTAGTTGTATCCCGCTTATCAATTCATCGTATATGGAAAAGAATGCACATGAAgaattggaaaaaataaagaaagagGGGGGAGAATTGGAAAAATACATGAACGAGTTAGGAGATAATGTACAAAGAGGAAGTGAGAAATATAACTTGCAGGGAGAAAAAGGAAGTGAGTTGTGTGAAAGCGTAAATAACAATCAGAGAAATAGCACATTTGATGCAAACGAAAACAACAGCGGAAACAACAACAGGGGTGACCAAAAGAAAGAGAGTAATAAAAGGATTTACAAAAACAGTGGTAATGACGGGAGTACCAAATGTCCTGAAcgttcagaaaaaaaaaactcgaATGAAAGAAATGTACGtacaaaaaatgaagttaACGGGactaaatatagaaaaaagatgaaaattttatttttaaaaatatttcgaaCGAgcaataagaaatataatatatataaaaagattgattatgaatatttgaaagaaaattataattattatgagaCTTTTTATTgtaaggaaaaagaaaagcaaaaaaaatttattatactgGATTTACatgaaataacaaaaaaaattttattaaaagtataCAAACGTGTCAGTAGCTACTTAAATATAGCAATTCTAtcgttaaatatattaactcgtatattatatttaatacctAAAAAAATGATTCTTGTATCTTTTATTCCATGggtattaaatgaaataacaaaagttaaatgtgtatatacctATTTAAATGTTcctttatgtattttaaattataatggatttctttttttagaaacattaatgaaatttattacaCAAATGATTCAAAATAATGTTATACCTATGCAATCTTATATGTTATCCTTTTTACGTTTATGTTCttttccattatatatatatttatactacGATATACCTCTTTCTCATACTCTTATTATAACTTCTCTGTCTGCTGTATATGAATTAGTTACTTATGATGCTAACTACTTAGCAACAGGAATTGCTAAGACAACTGCTAGGGAACTATATTCGTCActacattataataaaagtaaaagaggTCATCTTTCaaataatgagaaaaaaaataatactatgataaatatttttaaaaaacaaaaatgcaATAACCTTACTAGTTCAGAAAATTCTATAACGGAATCAGGTGGTATATCCAAATTGTGTAACAATAACATGTTGATAGATAACGAGAATGCAAATATAAAGGATaatgaatatgaaaaaaacaattttgaGAATAAATGTGATAAGGAAGAATCAGAAAGGAAAACTACGGAAGTGTTAACAGAAGAGAGAAAAAAGTTGTTagataacatatttataaaaactcttttactttttttgaaaaaatctatgtattttaaaagtatatttaacTGTGCTAATATAAATGAGAAAGAAGAACTAATGGTAGATAGTAAAAGAGTGCAactcattttaaaaaattggaatatgaataatgaagaagtaaaaaatgaaaaggaggaattacatttttcaaatatagaaaataaggTTTTTTACTTACATGATAATTTACTTCTATATGCAGTAGACAACTTAACAATTTCTAATAATGCTAAAGACATTAAAATGTgtgaaaatataagaaaCCAATATATTAATCAGTATACTACAACAGATACTTTTCCCTATAACTTTATGATGCCAGAAAATTCGGAAATACAAAAGTTGAGCATTTATGCCCATTCCATAGTACctatccttttatttttatcttctcACCACCTCCTGTGGCAGTGTCTGGCACCGCACATCCCTATGCTTACCCat ATGGTATTCATTCAGACGGATATCCGCTCATCCTTATCGGTAGTATtgaaagaatattatttccggaattatatgaaagagaaaaaagggGGGAAGAAATGCCATAAATATGTTGATGCCAAATTAGTGAAAGTTGAAAAAGTTAAGTGa
- the CAX gene encoding cation/H+ antiporter, putative has protein sequence MVMGRVRATSYVRRTISQPLNKNVSSGKNIKSSSSGLTDTNLIRNKNLHLQLLCNNKTPNNLGHENLEENYELNEGGPFYTLRKSDIIGIFNMLHTKLNILLIFVPIGIISYLIKCKDIYIFFFNFMALIPLSALMGHVTEDLALHTGEIIGGLLNATFGNLMEMIFSIQALNAGLINVVQGTLLGSILSNLLLVLGMSFFAGGLYHHVQKFNEKGATCSTSLLLLSSLAITIPTVSSCTTNNNVEVLLKVSRITAVLIFLTYCLFLLFQLYTHISLFQDKEMTEEIPQLSIIAGSLFLILITILVSVHSEYLINTIEAVIKYYNISENFIGVILLPVVGNATEHLTAVTVAIKNKVDLTMGVAVGSSAQIALFVVPVTVLFGWILNKPMTLAFSPLSSVILVISVIVTMAIVQDGESNWLEGVLLISAYLIVGVVFWFDTS, from the coding sequence ATGGTTATGGGAAGAGTGCGTGCGACGTCTTATGTAAGACGTACAATTTCACAaccattaaataaaaatgtatcatcaggaaaaaatataaaaagtagtTCATCGGGTTTAACTGATACAAatttaataagaaataaaaatttacatttacaattattatgtaataataaaacaccAAATAATTTAGGGCATGAAAATCTagaagaaaattatgaattaaaTGAAGGAGGCCCCTTTTATACTCTAAGAAAAAGTGACATTATAGGAATATTTAATATGCTacatacaaaattaaatatattattaatatttgttcCTATAGGTATAATaagttatttaataaaatgtaaagatatatatattttttttttcaacttcATGGCGTTAATACCCTTATCAGCATTAATGGGTCATGTAACAGAAGATTTAGCTCTACATACAGGTGAAATTATTGGTGGTTTATTAAATGCTACTTTTGGAAATTTAATGGAAATGATATTTTCTATTCAAGCATTAAATGCAGGTTTAATTAATGTTGTTCAAGGTACATTATTAGGAAGCATTTTATCCAATTTGTTATTAGTATTAGGTATGTCCTTCTTTGCAGGGGGGTTATATCACCATGTACagaaatttaatgaaaaggGAGCAACATGTAGTACATCTCTTTTGCTACTTTCCAGTTTAGCTATAACAATACCAACAGTATCATCATGtactactaataataatgttgAAGTGCTTTTAAAAGTTTCAAGAATAACAgctgttttaatatttttaacctattgcttatttttactatttcaGTTATACACACACATCTCTCTGTTTCAAGACAAAGAAATGACTGAAGAAATTCCTCAATTATCTATAATAGCTGGATCtcttttcttaattttaattacaaTTTTAGTAAGTGTTCATTCGGAATATCTTATTAACACAATTGAAGccgttataaaatattataacatttcagaaaattttattggTGTTATTCTTTTACCTGTAGTTGGCAACGCCACAGAACATTTAACAGCAGTTACTGTTGCAATTAAGAATAAAGTTGATCTAACCATGGGTGTAGCCGTTGGATCCTCTGCACAAATAGCTCTTTTTGTTGTCCCAGTTACTGTTTTATTTGGGTGGATATTAAACAAACCTATGACTCTTGCCTTCTCCCCCTTATCCAGTGTTATTTTAGTTATTTCTGTTATTGTTACAATGGCCATTGTACAAGACGGGGAAAGTAACTGGCTAGAGGGGGTTTTACTTATATCAGCTTACCTTATCGTTGGTGTTGTTTTTTGGTTTGATACATCGTAA